The sequence AGCACCAGTAACGCCAGTACCAGAAGCAAAATCTCCGGCAAAAGACGTGGGATGTCGGTCAACTGAAACATACGTCCCTCTTTATTCCTGCCAATCAGCGTAGCGCCACGACCACCTCATTGAGTCGGGCCACCAGTGGCTGTACACCGGAATCAATCAGCTCGGTCATCCACGCCGGATACAATCCCAATCCAACGAGCACCAACGCCAACACCAACGCACCGCTGTATTCCTGCCACGTTAATTTAGGAAGATGTAGAAATTCGGGATTTTTCACCTCATCGTAAAAGACAGCCCACACGGCGCGTAGAATGTAGGCTCCCGTGATTGGAATGCTCAGAGCCGCAATGACGGCAACGAGCGGGTACCGTTCCCACACGCCAATGAAGATGTTAAACTCGGCCCAAAATCCGGCCAACCCCGGCATGCCCATCGATGAAAGGCCGCCCAGAATAAACATCGCTGCCGCAAAAGGCATCACCCGACCCAGCCCACCCAATTCGGGCAACTGTCGGGTATGGGTGCGGTCGTAGATCATTCGTCCCACTACCGCAAAGAAGAGCGCAGTCATAATCCCGTGCGCAAACATCTGGAGCACTGCTCCCATCACTGCAATCTGGGTTCCGGCGGCCAACCCCATCACGACCAGCCCCATGTGGCTGACCGACGAATAGCCGATGATAAACTTCGCATCGCGTTGTACCATCGCAATGCTGGCACCGTACACGACATTGAAAATCGTTAAAATCACGATAATTGGGAGCCATTCTCGGGCACCATTGGGCATGAGCCACATAGCCGCCCGTAAACAGCCGTAGGCTCCCAGTTTCATCAAAACCCCGGCGTGCAACATACTGACCGCCGTCGGCGCGGCGACATGGCCGGTCGGACTCCAGGTGTGGAAGGGGAACATACCGGCCAACACTCCAAAACCGACGAATAAGGCCGGGAAGAGGAGACGTTGTAAATCACCGGCAATGAAACCCTGTTCAGCCAGCACCAGCATATTAAAGGTGCGCAGACCGCTCCCAAAGTAGAGACCGATCATCCCGATAATAACTAGCGCACTCCCTGCCATCAGAAACAGGGTCAGCTTCATTGCACCGTACTCTTTGCGGGTACTACCCCAAATGCCGATCAA comes from Chloroflexus sp. Y-396-1 and encodes:
- a CDS encoding NuoM family protein, coding for MGVLTLSTDIPWLSLIWLSMLVPAIIIAFIPDRYPDLMRWVGTGFAFISLVLSLLVFLAYDPVRGGFQFIEQLDWIPQLGMSYLLGVDGINLPMLLLNGIVIFTGALMSWNIEERAKEYWVWLLLLTTGVYGVFSALDLFLFFVFYELAVLPMYLLIGIWGSTRKEYGAMKLTLFLMAGSALVIIGMIGLYFGSGLRTFNMLVLAEQGFIAGDLQRLLFPALFVGFGVLAGMFPFHTWSPTGHVAAPTAVSMLHAGVLMKLGAYGCLRAAMWLMPNGAREWLPIIVILTIFNVVYGASIAMVQRDAKFIIGYSSVSHMGLVVMGLAAGTQIAVMGAVLQMFAHGIMTALFFAVVGRMIYDRTHTRQLPELGGLGRVMPFAAAMFILGGLSSMGMPGLAGFWAEFNIFIGVWERYPLVAVIAALSIPITGAYILRAVWAVFYDEVKNPEFLHLPKLTWQEYSGALVLALVLVGLGLYPAWMTELIDSGVQPLVARLNEVVVALR